In the genome of Aureimonas sp. OT7, one region contains:
- a CDS encoding HU family DNA-binding protein: MWKNAAFGRHFLCAKASFPGFRGLQSLNDVTLLTIVCSQPVRCAVVRRILMNKNELVSAVAEKAGLSKAQATEAVDAVFTSIEGALSGGDDLRLVGFGTFSVSRREASKGRNPSTGAEVDIPARNVPKFTPGKGLKDAVNKR, encoded by the coding sequence ATGTGGAAAAATGCCGCCTTCGGGCGGCATTTTTTGTGCGCAAAGGCCAGTTTTCCGGGCTTTCGGGGCTTGCAGAGCTTGAATGATGTAACGCTTTTGACCATCGTCTGCAGCCAACCGGTGCGGTGCGCCGTAGTCAGGAGGATACTGATGAACAAGAATGAACTCGTTTCGGCCGTGGCTGAAAAGGCCGGTCTCAGCAAGGCGCAGGCGACCGAAGCGGTCGACGCCGTCTTCACCTCGATCGAGGGTGCGCTCTCCGGCGGTGACGACCTGCGTCTCGTCGGCTTTGGCACCTTCTCGGTTTCGCGTCGCGAAGCCAGCAAGGGCCGCAACCCGTCCACGGGCGCGGAAGTCGATATTCCGGCACGTAACGTACCGAAGTTCACGCCCGGCAAGGGCCTGAAGGACGCGGTCAACAAGCGCTAA
- the lon gene encoding endopeptidase La translates to MSIDQTVQAGSPETLYPVLPLRDIVVFPHMIVPLFVGREKSIKALEEVMGADKQILLATQRNATDEDPAPDAIYEIGTLANVLQLLKLPDGTVKVLVEGISRAHIDRFTDRADWHEAVASIVPPRDEDPVEIEALARSVISEFENYVKLNKKISPEVVGAAGQIDDYSKLADTVASHLAIKISEKQEMLTLVGTRERLEKALAFMESEISVLQVEKRIRSRVKRQMEKTQREYYLNEQMKAIQKELGDGEEGRDEMAEIEERIKKTRLSKEAKEKANAELKKLRQMSPMSAEATVVRNYLDWLLGLPWGKFSRAKIDLRKAEALLDAEHYGLDKVKERIVEYLAVQSRQTKLKGPILCLVGPPGVGKTSLAKSIAKATGREYVRVALGGVRDEAEIRGHRRTYIGSMPGKVVQSMKKAKKANPLFLLDEIDKLGQDYRGDPSSALLEVLDPEQNSTFMDHYLEVEFDLSSVMFVTTANTLNIPGPLMDRMEIIRIAGYTEDEKVEIAKRHLLPKAIRDHALQPHEFSVSDDALREIARRYTREAGVRSYEREVMTLARKAVTLILKGETKRVDVTAANISDYLGVPRYRYGEVEADDQVGVVTGLAWTEVGGELLTIEGVMMPGKGRMTVTGNLRDVMKESISAAASYVRSRAVDYGIEPPLFDRRDIHVHVPEGATPKDGPSAGVAMATSIISVMTGIPVRRDIAMTGEITLRGRVLPIGGLKEKLLAALRGGIKKVLIPEDNAKDLVDIPDNVKNNLEIVPVSRIGEVLKHALVRQPEPIDWDESAHPLPAVDNADDTAVTTAH, encoded by the coding sequence ATGTCCATCGATCAAACGGTACAAGCCGGCTCTCCCGAGACCCTGTACCCTGTGCTCCCCCTGCGGGACATCGTCGTCTTCCCGCACATGATCGTGCCGCTGTTCGTGGGGCGCGAGAAATCCATCAAGGCTCTCGAAGAGGTGATGGGCGCGGACAAGCAGATCCTGCTGGCGACGCAGCGCAACGCGACCGACGAAGATCCGGCGCCCGACGCCATCTACGAGATCGGCACGCTTGCCAACGTCCTGCAGCTGCTGAAACTCCCCGACGGGACCGTCAAGGTCCTGGTGGAGGGGATTTCGCGCGCGCATATCGATCGCTTCACCGACCGTGCCGATTGGCATGAGGCGGTTGCCAGCATCGTGCCCCCGCGCGACGAAGATCCGGTCGAGATCGAGGCGCTGGCGCGCTCGGTGATCTCGGAGTTCGAGAATTACGTAAAGCTCAACAAGAAGATTTCGCCGGAAGTCGTTGGCGCAGCTGGCCAGATCGACGATTACTCCAAGCTGGCCGACACGGTCGCTTCGCATCTGGCGATCAAGATCTCCGAAAAGCAGGAGATGCTGACTCTCGTCGGGACGCGTGAGCGGCTCGAGAAGGCGCTTGCCTTCATGGAGTCGGAGATTTCCGTCCTGCAGGTGGAAAAGCGCATCCGGTCCCGGGTCAAGCGGCAGATGGAGAAGACCCAGCGCGAGTACTATCTGAACGAGCAGATGAAGGCCATTCAGAAGGAGCTCGGCGACGGCGAGGAAGGCCGCGACGAGATGGCCGAGATCGAAGAGCGCATCAAGAAGACGCGCCTTTCGAAGGAGGCCAAGGAGAAGGCCAATGCCGAGCTGAAGAAGCTTCGGCAGATGAGCCCGATGTCGGCCGAGGCGACGGTGGTCCGTAACTATCTGGATTGGCTGCTGGGCCTGCCCTGGGGCAAGTTTTCGCGTGCCAAGATCGACCTCAGGAAGGCCGAGGCCTTGCTCGACGCCGAGCATTACGGCCTCGACAAGGTCAAGGAGCGCATCGTCGAGTATCTCGCGGTGCAAAGCCGCCAGACCAAGCTGAAGGGGCCGATCCTCTGCCTCGTCGGGCCTCCGGGCGTCGGCAAGACGTCGCTCGCCAAGTCCATCGCCAAGGCGACGGGCCGCGAGTATGTGCGCGTGGCGCTGGGCGGCGTCCGTGACGAGGCCGAGATCCGCGGCCACAGGCGCACCTATATCGGCTCCATGCCCGGCAAGGTCGTGCAGTCGATGAAGAAGGCGAAGAAGGCCAATCCGCTGTTCCTGCTCGACGAGATCGACAAGCTGGGCCAGGACTATCGGGGCGATCCGTCTTCGGCGCTGCTCGAGGTGCTGGACCCGGAGCAGAACTCCACCTTCATGGATCATTACCTGGAGGTCGAGTTCGACCTGTCGTCCGTCATGTTCGTCACGACGGCCAACACGCTGAACATCCCCGGGCCGCTGATGGACCGGATGGAGATCATCCGCATCGCCGGCTACACCGAGGACGAGAAGGTCGAGATCGCCAAGCGGCATTTGCTGCCGAAGGCCATCCGCGACCATGCCCTGCAGCCGCATGAGTTCTCGGTCAGCGACGACGCGCTGCGGGAGATCGCCCGTCGCTACACGCGTGAAGCCGGCGTGCGCTCCTACGAGCGTGAGGTCATGACGCTCGCCCGTAAGGCGGTGACCCTTATCCTGAAGGGTGAAACCAAGCGGGTGGACGTGACAGCCGCCAACATCTCGGACTATCTCGGCGTGCCGCGTTACCGTTATGGCGAGGTGGAAGCCGACGATCAGGTCGGTGTCGTGACCGGTCTGGCCTGGACGGAGGTCGGTGGCGAGCTGTTGACCATCGAAGGCGTCATGATGCCCGGCAAGGGCCGCATGACGGTGACGGGCAACCTGCGCGACGTGATGAAGGAATCGATCTCCGCTGCCGCATCCTATGTGCGCAGTCGTGCGGTCGATTACGGGATCGAGCCACCGCTCTTCGACCGCCGCGACATCCACGTGCACGTACCGGAAGGTGCGACGCCCAAGGATGGTCCGTCGGCGGGCGTTGCGATGGCAACGTCCATCATCTCGGTCATGACGGGCATCCCGGTGCGCCGGGATATCGCCATGACGGGCGAGATCACGTTGCGCGGGCGAGTGCTGCCGATCGGCGGGCTCAAGGAGAAGCTTCTGGCCGCATTGCGGGGCGGGATCAAGAAGGTCCTTATCCCCGAGGACAACGCCAAGGACCTTGTCGATATTCCGGACAATGTGAAAAACAATCTGGAAATCGTGCCCGTGTCCCGCATCGGCGAGGTGCTCAAGCATGCGCTGGTCCGCCAGCCCGAGCCGATCGACTGGGACGAGTCGGCGCACCCCCTTCCGGCGGTCGACAATGCCGACGATACGGCCGTTACGACGGCCCACTAA